Proteins encoded together in one Catenulispora sp. EB89 window:
- a CDS encoding phosphonate degradation HD-domain oxygenase has protein sequence MNAANAANAANPVDTIATLFAEQGANDYLGEAVTQSAHMLQAAALAEAAGAPAALVAAALLHDVGHFTGPVSGEDLMSGTDNRHSHVGADWLGIWFPESVTEPVRLHVAAKRYLCATEPGYFEKLSEASVYTLQVQGGPMSAEEAERFAAGEYAVQAVALRRWDEEAKDPEAVVPDFEYYRPLLEELVR, from the coding sequence ATGAACGCAGCGAACGCAGCGAACGCAGCGAATCCGGTCGACACCATCGCGACCCTGTTCGCCGAGCAAGGCGCGAACGACTACCTCGGCGAGGCCGTGACCCAGTCCGCGCACATGCTCCAGGCCGCGGCGCTCGCCGAAGCCGCGGGCGCCCCGGCCGCGCTGGTGGCCGCCGCCCTGCTGCACGACGTCGGACACTTCACCGGCCCGGTGAGCGGCGAGGACCTGATGTCCGGCACGGACAACCGGCACAGCCACGTCGGCGCGGACTGGCTCGGCATCTGGTTCCCGGAGTCGGTCACCGAGCCGGTGCGGCTGCACGTCGCCGCGAAGCGGTACCTGTGCGCCACCGAGCCCGGGTACTTCGAGAAGCTGTCGGAGGCGTCCGTCTACACCCTGCAGGTGCAGGGCGGTCCGATGAGTGCCGAGGAGGCCGAGCGGTTCGCCGCCGGCGAGTACGCGGTCCAGGCGGTGGCGCTGCGCCGCTGGGACGAGGAGGCGAAGGATCCCGAGGCCGTCGTCCCGGACTTCGAGTACTACCGGCCGCTGCTGGAGGAACTGGTCCGCTGA
- a CDS encoding GntR family transcriptional regulator gives MPAAMYQDLAATLRDAIADGSFPPGSRLPSEHEVSERYGASRNTVRRAFAALSQDGLISSHQGARRIVLAEPRVQSFSELRSFSRWARSIGEVPSGRVVLLERRAATEVEAQQLALAAGEQVVYLVRLRLLSGRPVMIERTAYADRAGSLLGLVDLERESVCERLEEYGIFFAHAQHTIEAVNASAEDAALLAIGPGEALLRERRRTTDHDGRPLEWSEDVYRGDAVAFSIRNSLGAAPLARDHVTKDRS, from the coding sequence ATGCCGGCAGCCATGTACCAGGACCTGGCCGCGACCCTGCGCGACGCCATCGCCGACGGCAGCTTCCCGCCCGGCTCCCGCCTGCCCTCCGAGCACGAGGTCTCCGAGCGCTACGGCGCCTCGCGCAACACCGTCCGGCGGGCCTTCGCCGCGCTGAGCCAGGACGGCCTGATCTCCTCGCATCAGGGCGCGCGCCGCATTGTGCTGGCCGAACCCCGCGTGCAGAGTTTCAGTGAGCTGCGATCGTTCTCGCGCTGGGCACGCTCCATCGGCGAGGTGCCCTCCGGCCGGGTGGTGCTGCTGGAACGGCGGGCCGCCACCGAGGTCGAGGCTCAGCAGCTGGCTCTGGCGGCGGGGGAGCAGGTGGTGTACCTGGTCCGCCTGCGCCTGCTCTCCGGCCGGCCGGTGATGATCGAGCGCACCGCGTACGCCGACCGGGCCGGGTCCCTGCTCGGGCTCGTCGACCTGGAGCGGGAGTCGGTGTGCGAGCGGCTGGAGGAGTACGGCATCTTCTTCGCCCACGCGCAGCACACCATCGAGGCCGTCAACGCCTCCGCCGAAGACGCCGCGCTCCTGGCGATCGGGCCCGGCGAGGCCCTGCTGCGGGAGCGGCGGCGCACCACCGACCACGACGGCCGGCCGCTGGAATGGTCCGAGGACGTCTACCGCGGCGACGCCGTCGCCTTCTCCATCCGCAACTCCCTCGGCGCCGCTCCGCTGGCGCGCGACCACGTCACGAAGGACCGCTCATGA
- a CDS encoding nucleotide disphospho-sugar-binding domain-containing protein: MNRLRVLLVTGAWKSHLYQMVPLAWALQSAGHEVRVAADRGFAGSIAETGLIAVPVGSDESLAERFQRARGADAPKMSAQVPAFMAGTHFQDALFHLGGGPREELNPEELAFLLATLLPAMWMVNDEMVEDLVDYCRFWQPDLVLRDVVAHAGGVAADVVGAAHGRVMGWNDTFHRVRRDLLSAQRRRPAEPDHVRGWYEGWAEQYGRPFTEETITGQFAVNVLPERWRLEPHDRTLSMRYVPFNGPSVVPSWLTEPPRAPRVLMTFGISRVEWVDAVEMTRDHVQEMLDAAADLDVELIVTLPKEDRDRLRGVPKNTRVVEFVPMNVLLPTCTAVIHHGGAGCFNSAMVYGIPQIIVEGSVDAIAKRRMLHETGAGVSLTLDAFSGPVMRDHITSLIKDDAFREGAERLRQEALGHPTPDELVPELERIASEHRARRSGGAGSRG; the protein is encoded by the coding sequence GTGAATCGCTTGAGAGTCCTGCTCGTCACCGGCGCGTGGAAGTCGCACCTGTACCAGATGGTCCCGCTCGCCTGGGCCCTGCAGTCGGCGGGGCACGAGGTGCGGGTCGCCGCCGACCGCGGATTCGCCGGCAGCATCGCCGAGACCGGGCTGATCGCGGTCCCCGTCGGGTCGGACGAGAGCCTGGCGGAGCGCTTCCAGCGCGCCCGGGGCGCCGACGCGCCGAAGATGTCGGCCCAGGTCCCGGCCTTCATGGCCGGTACGCACTTCCAGGACGCGCTGTTCCACCTCGGAGGCGGTCCCCGGGAGGAGCTGAACCCCGAGGAGCTGGCGTTCCTGCTGGCCACCCTGCTGCCGGCGATGTGGATGGTCAACGACGAGATGGTCGAGGACCTGGTCGACTACTGCCGCTTCTGGCAGCCCGACCTCGTGCTGCGCGACGTGGTGGCGCACGCCGGCGGGGTGGCCGCGGACGTCGTCGGCGCGGCGCACGGGCGCGTCATGGGCTGGAACGACACCTTCCACCGGGTCCGCCGCGACCTGCTGAGCGCCCAGCGGCGGCGGCCCGCCGAACCGGACCACGTCCGCGGCTGGTACGAGGGCTGGGCGGAGCAGTACGGACGCCCGTTCACCGAGGAGACGATCACCGGGCAGTTCGCGGTCAACGTCCTGCCCGAGCGCTGGCGCCTGGAACCGCACGACCGGACGCTGTCGATGCGGTACGTGCCCTTCAACGGCCCCTCGGTCGTACCGTCCTGGCTCACCGAGCCGCCGCGCGCCCCGCGCGTCCTGATGACGTTCGGCATCTCCCGGGTGGAGTGGGTCGACGCGGTGGAGATGACGCGAGACCACGTCCAGGAGATGCTGGACGCGGCGGCCGACCTCGACGTCGAGCTGATCGTCACCCTCCCGAAGGAGGACCGCGACCGGCTCCGCGGCGTCCCGAAGAACACCCGCGTCGTCGAGTTCGTGCCCATGAACGTCCTGCTGCCCACCTGCACCGCCGTGATCCACCACGGCGGGGCAGGCTGCTTCAACAGCGCGATGGTCTACGGGATCCCGCAGATCATCGTCGAGGGCTCCGTCGACGCCATCGCCAAGCGCCGGATGCTGCACGAGACCGGAGCCGGGGTGTCCCTGACCCTGGACGCGTTCTCCGGCCCGGTCATGCGCGACCACATCACGAGCCTGATCAAGGACGACGCGTTCCGCGAGGGCGCGGAGCGGCTCCGGCAGGAGGCGCTGGGGCATCCCACCCCCGACGAGCTGGTGCCGGAGCTGGAACGGATCGCCTCGGAGCACCGGGCGCGGCGGTCGGGCGGGGCCGGCTCAAGGGGCTGA
- a CDS encoding putative nonproteinogenic amino acid hydroxylase: protein MGRISLLKSQRLAVLPITSYDLESELAVVDGHEYPGEYDALTFGSWSCHVLANGSGTDSDIAFRPHGDELALTELGKRLPTIMSIVTNHFSLDRLQWVRIFALRDGGMAPHVDFLEFEEPGTRLQVPLRTSEESLHSENNIVYHLRRGEVWKIHTTDPHSAGSTSTIARLNLCLDYADSEKPVEIRGDIPATEPVRIMERPEPTEEEREELLDSCRRLTAATMRPAFRRFAETHFSRHVHAREVFDWYVEAARRSGDEDMVAKARAFRTYCIEKRSLGETFEW, encoded by the coding sequence GTGGGGAGGATTTCGTTGCTAAAATCGCAACGGCTCGCGGTGCTGCCGATTACCTCGTACGATCTGGAATCCGAGCTGGCCGTCGTGGACGGCCACGAGTACCCCGGTGAGTACGACGCCCTGACCTTCGGATCATGGTCCTGCCACGTTCTGGCGAACGGCAGCGGCACCGACTCCGATATCGCCTTCCGCCCGCACGGTGACGAACTGGCTCTCACCGAACTGGGCAAGCGGCTGCCGACCATCATGTCCATCGTGACCAATCACTTCTCCCTCGACCGGCTGCAATGGGTGCGTATCTTCGCGCTCCGCGACGGGGGAATGGCGCCGCATGTGGATTTCCTGGAATTCGAGGAACCGGGTACCAGGCTGCAGGTCCCACTGCGCACCAGCGAAGAGTCGCTCCATTCGGAGAACAACATCGTCTATCACCTCCGCCGCGGTGAAGTGTGGAAGATCCACACCACCGATCCGCATTCGGCGGGCAGCACTTCCACCATCGCCCGGCTGAATCTGTGTCTGGACTACGCGGACTCGGAAAAGCCGGTCGAGATCCGCGGCGACATTCCCGCGACCGAGCCGGTCCGCATCATGGAGCGGCCCGAGCCGACCGAGGAAGAGCGCGAAGAACTGCTGGACTCCTGCCGGCGGCTGACCGCCGCGACCATGCGGCCGGCCTTCCGCCGGTTCGCCGAGACCCACTTCTCACGGCACGTGCACGCCCGGGAGGTCTTCGACTGGTACGTCGAGGCCGCCAGGCGTTCCGGCGACGAGGACATGGTGGCCAAGGCCCGGGCTTTCCGCACCTACTGCATCGAGAAGCGGAGCCTGGGCGAGACGTTCGAGTGGTGA
- a CDS encoding FCD domain-containing protein, giving the protein MKTPPATPMTKAGTPDDMAALAGADGAFHRTIAQASRNSLLIEVYDYLGTARDRPHRVVSPGLLTGVGALLPTIQHDKGVSEAWSGVLTTLPLVARASHRFGTAKLLVAALSVLMAGAGTRPGATGW; this is encoded by the coding sequence GTGAAGACTCCCCCCGCGACTCCCATGACGAAGGCCGGCACCCCCGACGACATGGCCGCACTGGCCGGAGCCGACGGCGCGTTCCACCGCACGATCGCGCAGGCCAGCCGCAACAGTCTGCTGATCGAGGTCTACGACTACCTCGGCACGGCCCGGGACCGGCCGCACCGCGTGGTGTCGCCGGGGCTGCTGACCGGCGTCGGGGCGCTGCTGCCGACGATCCAGCACGACAAGGGCGTCTCGGAGGCGTGGAGCGGCGTGCTCACCACGCTGCCGCTGGTGGCGCGCGCGTCGCACCGCTTCGGCACCGCGAAGCTGCTGGTCGCGGCGCTCAGCGTGCTGATGGCCGGCGCCGGTACGAGGCCGGGCGCGACCGGCTGGTGA
- a CDS encoding phytanoyl-CoA dioxygenase family protein, which translates to MDTLDDGVLKKAAEEYAEQGFSIIRGVVPPEVLDEVRGHVDWLTDKYPDLRPEHFHHPLIRNDAFWARLVSDPRLVDIAEYFLGPDLACFTAHYICKPPYDGQPVLWHQDGAYWALEPMRALTVWLAVDESSTENGCLRMIPGSHQIPLYKPSSRTDQPNMLFSATDEGLVKEWSEKAGIVDIELKPGDVSIHHPHLLHGSEANTSPKRRCGLDIGYIATTTRIQSSGIYLDPLLVRGSDTGNGNRYRRFPAYQENETIPFAGQDEWNEKVSVLNAALPEDSAGLPTESPIESTRHMIDRLREGTVKY; encoded by the coding sequence ATGGACACGCTTGACGACGGCGTGCTGAAGAAAGCCGCGGAGGAATACGCCGAGCAGGGCTTCTCCATCATCCGCGGCGTCGTGCCGCCGGAGGTCCTGGACGAGGTGCGCGGCCACGTGGACTGGCTCACCGACAAGTACCCGGACCTGCGTCCGGAGCACTTCCACCACCCGCTGATCCGCAACGACGCCTTCTGGGCGCGCCTGGTCTCGGACCCGCGGCTGGTGGACATCGCCGAGTACTTCCTCGGCCCGGACCTGGCCTGCTTCACCGCGCACTACATCTGCAAGCCCCCGTACGACGGCCAGCCGGTGCTGTGGCACCAGGACGGCGCGTACTGGGCCCTGGAGCCGATGCGGGCGCTGACGGTGTGGCTGGCCGTCGACGAGAGCAGCACCGAGAACGGCTGCCTGCGGATGATCCCGGGCAGCCACCAGATCCCGCTGTACAAGCCGTCCTCCCGCACCGACCAGCCCAACATGCTGTTCTCCGCCACCGACGAGGGTCTGGTGAAGGAGTGGTCGGAGAAGGCCGGGATCGTCGACATCGAACTCAAGCCGGGCGACGTGTCGATCCACCACCCGCACCTGCTGCACGGCTCGGAGGCGAACACCTCCCCCAAGCGGCGCTGCGGCCTGGACATCGGCTACATCGCGACGACCACGCGGATCCAGAGCTCGGGGATCTACCTCGACCCGCTGCTGGTCCGCGGCTCCGACACCGGCAACGGCAACCGCTACCGCCGGTTCCCGGCCTACCAGGAGAACGAGACCATCCCGTTCGCCGGGCAGGACGAGTGGAACGAGAAGGTGTCCGTGCTCAACGCGGCGCTGCCGGAGGATTCGGCCGGCCTCCCGACGGAGAGCCCGATCGAGTCCACCCGGCACATGATCGACCGGCTGCGCGAAGGCACCGTGAAGTACTGA
- a CDS encoding NACHT domain-containing NTPase produces the protein MGFLDPAAIMVGDQFARTLAEMLLLGRRHGPNAKISEVVAEQVPDVMDRRRVTRQLETAAETVAARLVSDPVEFRGLADAERLEAMTAVAESWAAAELTVQDVIEADMDPVSVADLIRRRSGRDERHRLSGPAQSFYDFLLRETTAVLIAVVTGLPTFPSHALTTLLRREGELSEIVDGAVSRLSDGTVQTAEPEASYRSTVADVLDRVELFGFDVAATVQHQRLTDTFAQPTVQIQRTDLPLDWAVCDNRLLFLHGPAGSGKTSILKWLAVSSARRAHSGLLTPLNDLLPLYVQARGLRNEADFPADIHALTRLALPAATTHATESAIRRRAAEGGLLILIDGIDETSPEVQKRTLSWLEHIIGSYPACQYVVTSRHGGRWAPFLESRSFAIAEVLPLDRSATTQLVRQWFGLLGGGEPTSETNRLLDIIEADSRLRDIASTPLMCTLACLLFREQGELAFHGFEIYRAFIEMFVERRDVQRAISGSRGLPRHETLLLLGRLALQMVLADVTELSKEQAVHYLDEERMALPRALLSSEVTYDYLVQRSGMLIEPAPDRVQFVHRSFMEYLCAESFLDHHSVDELVRNAHKPTWRGIVPMTTALSHGRQTEEIVHGLLERYRREPLRRTVLDPVLQACMVGVSRLDPEIRHEVDLVRRRNPLTAKGSQQLTLRLADENDLRRLHEWLYSESVEPFGHPAVVSDIGPDDTITLTSSAALSIGEVVQVIFRWLRLNSSRISSTVEVVMGDGVKVTIGPADPDSDAAAESHRRHSGDWGTD, from the coding sequence ATGGGGTTTCTTGATCCCGCCGCGATCATGGTCGGCGATCAGTTCGCGCGCACACTCGCGGAGATGTTGCTGCTGGGACGTCGGCATGGCCCGAACGCAAAAATCTCCGAAGTGGTCGCCGAGCAGGTGCCCGACGTGATGGACCGCCGACGGGTGACCCGCCAACTCGAGACCGCCGCGGAGACAGTCGCCGCCCGGCTGGTCTCCGACCCCGTGGAGTTCCGAGGCCTGGCAGACGCGGAGCGTTTGGAGGCGATGACCGCCGTCGCGGAGAGCTGGGCCGCAGCGGAGCTCACCGTGCAGGACGTCATCGAGGCGGACATGGACCCGGTGTCCGTCGCCGATCTCATCAGGCGCCGCTCCGGCAGGGACGAACGGCACCGGCTGAGCGGGCCCGCCCAGTCGTTCTACGACTTCCTTCTGCGGGAAACCACGGCTGTCCTGATCGCCGTCGTCACCGGACTCCCGACGTTCCCCTCACATGCGCTCACGACCTTGCTTCGGCGCGAGGGAGAGCTTTCGGAGATCGTGGACGGCGCCGTTTCCCGCCTTTCGGATGGGACCGTACAGACCGCCGAGCCCGAGGCGTCGTACCGATCCACCGTCGCCGACGTACTGGACCGGGTCGAGCTCTTCGGTTTCGACGTCGCCGCGACGGTTCAGCACCAGCGCCTGACCGACACCTTCGCCCAGCCCACGGTCCAGATCCAGCGCACCGACCTGCCCCTGGACTGGGCCGTGTGCGACAACCGGCTGCTGTTCCTGCACGGGCCGGCCGGATCGGGCAAGACCAGCATCCTCAAGTGGCTCGCCGTCTCCAGCGCCCGGCGGGCGCACAGTGGCCTGCTCACACCCCTCAACGACCTGTTGCCCCTCTACGTCCAGGCACGAGGCCTGCGCAACGAGGCCGACTTCCCGGCCGACATCCACGCCCTCACCCGGCTCGCGCTTCCCGCCGCGACCACCCACGCTACGGAATCGGCGATCAGACGGCGCGCCGCCGAGGGCGGCCTGCTCATCCTCATCGACGGAATCGACGAGACGTCCCCCGAAGTACAAAAGCGAACCCTGTCGTGGCTTGAGCACATCATCGGCTCATATCCCGCGTGTCAGTATGTGGTGACCTCGCGCCATGGTGGACGGTGGGCCCCGTTCCTGGAGTCACGGTCGTTCGCGATCGCCGAGGTTCTACCGCTCGATCGCAGCGCGACGACACAGCTCGTGCGGCAATGGTTCGGTCTTCTCGGTGGTGGCGAACCGACCAGCGAGACGAACCGCCTCCTGGACATCATCGAAGCGGACAGCCGACTCCGCGACATCGCCTCGACTCCACTCATGTGCACGCTGGCCTGCCTGCTGTTCAGAGAACAGGGTGAACTGGCCTTTCACGGGTTCGAGATCTACCGCGCGTTCATCGAGATGTTCGTCGAACGCCGCGACGTCCAGCGCGCGATCAGCGGCTCCCGCGGCCTTCCGCGCCACGAGACACTGCTGCTGCTCGGCCGGCTCGCGCTCCAGATGGTCCTGGCCGACGTGACCGAACTCAGCAAGGAACAGGCGGTCCACTACCTCGACGAGGAGCGGATGGCCCTGCCGCGGGCCCTCCTGTCCTCCGAGGTGACGTACGACTACCTGGTCCAACGCAGCGGCATGCTCATCGAACCGGCTCCCGACCGGGTCCAGTTCGTCCACCGCTCCTTCATGGAGTACCTGTGCGCGGAGAGCTTCCTCGATCACCACAGTGTCGACGAGCTCGTACGCAACGCGCACAAGCCGACATGGCGCGGGATCGTTCCGATGACGACAGCGCTCTCGCACGGCCGCCAGACGGAGGAGATCGTCCACGGGCTCCTCGAGCGCTACCGGAGAGAACCGCTGCGCCGGACCGTCCTGGACCCGGTCCTGCAAGCCTGCATGGTCGGCGTCTCCCGGCTCGACCCGGAGATCCGCCACGAAGTCGACCTCGTCCGGCGCCGAAATCCGCTCACCGCGAAAGGATCCCAGCAACTCACCTTGCGGCTGGCGGACGAGAACGACCTACGCAGACTCCACGAGTGGCTGTATTCGGAGTCGGTGGAGCCTTTCGGCCATCCGGCCGTCGTCAGCGACATCGGTCCGGACGACACGATCACCCTGACCAGCTCGGCCGCCCTGAGCATCGGGGAAGTCGTCCAGGTGATCTTCCGCTGGTTGCGGCTGAACAGCAGCCGTATCAGCAGCACGGTCGAGGTCGTCATGGGCGACGGCGTCAAAGTCACGATCGGCCCGGCCGACCCGGACTCCGACGCCGCGGCCGAGTCGCACAGGCGCCACTCCGGTGATTGGGGCACTGACTAG
- a CDS encoding TauD/TfdA family dioxygenase: MTLPVTDYPALWLRDNCSCADCVAPGTEQKLHGITDLAPDTRIARIEEDEDAVVVVFAPDDHRSRFTHAWLAAHRLDGALADNRAEDAKQLWQAADLADSIPAGSWPEFQQDPIERAAGLEALLNRGFFLLRGVPVTGGAVLTVAESFGYVRRTNYGELFEVRVEDQPTNLAFSSLPITPHTDNPYRDPVPTIQLLHCLVNAADGGDSGLVDGFAAAALLRAADPAAFDLLARTPVTFRYADAATELSATRPLIGLDPVGRIREIRFNNRSMRPIVLPADQIAAFYAAYRRFAEILYSAEAQLTFRLEPGDCVVFDNTRVLHARTGFRAGGARHLQGCYADLDGAYSELAVLRRGSIETNGAAR, translated from the coding sequence ATGACGCTGCCCGTCACCGACTACCCCGCGCTCTGGCTGCGCGACAACTGCTCCTGCGCCGACTGCGTGGCACCGGGTACCGAGCAGAAGCTCCACGGCATCACCGACCTGGCGCCGGACACGCGCATAGCCCGGATCGAAGAGGACGAGGACGCCGTGGTCGTCGTCTTCGCACCGGACGACCACCGCAGCCGCTTCACCCACGCCTGGCTGGCGGCGCATCGGCTCGACGGTGCCTTGGCCGACAACCGCGCCGAGGACGCCAAGCAGCTGTGGCAGGCCGCTGATCTGGCCGACTCGATACCCGCCGGTTCTTGGCCGGAGTTTCAGCAGGACCCGATCGAGCGCGCCGCGGGACTGGAGGCCTTGCTGAACCGGGGATTCTTCCTGCTGCGAGGCGTCCCGGTGACTGGCGGTGCGGTCCTGACGGTGGCCGAGTCCTTCGGCTACGTGCGCCGCACCAACTACGGCGAACTCTTCGAGGTCCGGGTCGAGGACCAGCCCACGAACCTGGCCTTCAGCAGCCTCCCGATCACGCCGCACACCGACAACCCCTACCGCGATCCCGTCCCGACCATCCAGCTGCTGCACTGCCTGGTGAACGCCGCCGACGGCGGGGACTCCGGCCTGGTGGACGGCTTCGCGGCGGCAGCGCTGCTGCGAGCTGCGGATCCCGCCGCCTTCGATCTACTCGCCCGAACCCCAGTGACCTTCCGCTACGCCGACGCGGCGACGGAGCTGTCCGCGACCCGGCCCCTCATCGGCCTGGACCCGGTCGGCCGGATCCGCGAGATCCGTTTCAACAACCGCTCGATGCGGCCGATCGTGCTGCCGGCCGATCAGATCGCCGCCTTCTACGCGGCCTACCGGCGGTTCGCCGAAATCCTTTACAGTGCCGAAGCGCAGCTCACCTTCAGGCTGGAGCCCGGGGACTGCGTCGTGTTCGACAACACCCGCGTCCTGCATGCGCGCACCGGCTTCCGCGCCGGCGGCGCACGTCACCTGCAAGGCTGCTACGCCGATCTGGACGGCGCGTACAGCGAACTCGCGGTCCTGCGCCGCGGATCCATCGAAACGAACGGAGCGGCACGATGA
- a CDS encoding VOC family protein — translation MRPSEAAIGAPCWAELGTPDVPKSGEFYAALFGWTVATDPRAEAGGYTMAALEEIPVASMSPLYAPGQPVAWTVSFAVLDADATAARAAEEGGEVLMAPMDIFDNGRFAVLRDPAGAMFTIWQPRTFHGFGLWDEPGAPCWAELATRDVPAANAFYQALFGWSISDDAYAHLSAGDRRFGGVQDMSASGIADDVPPHWLLYFRTDDAAAAAEQAAELGAQTLTPAFRLPGTGYFATLRDPQGAVFALYEAEREDATAA, via the coding sequence ATGAGGCCGTCCGAAGCAGCCATCGGCGCACCGTGCTGGGCCGAACTCGGCACCCCCGACGTCCCGAAGTCGGGCGAGTTCTACGCCGCGCTGTTCGGCTGGACCGTCGCCACGGACCCGCGCGCCGAAGCCGGCGGCTACACCATGGCGGCGCTGGAGGAGATCCCGGTCGCGTCCATGTCCCCGCTCTACGCCCCGGGCCAGCCGGTCGCCTGGACGGTCTCCTTCGCGGTCCTGGACGCCGACGCCACCGCCGCCCGGGCCGCCGAGGAAGGCGGCGAGGTCCTGATGGCCCCGATGGACATCTTCGACAACGGCCGCTTCGCCGTCCTGCGCGACCCCGCCGGCGCGATGTTCACCATCTGGCAGCCCCGCACCTTCCACGGCTTCGGCCTCTGGGACGAGCCCGGCGCTCCGTGCTGGGCGGAGCTGGCGACCCGCGACGTGCCCGCCGCGAACGCCTTCTACCAGGCGCTGTTCGGCTGGTCGATCAGCGACGACGCCTACGCGCACCTCAGCGCCGGGGACCGGCGGTTCGGCGGCGTACAGGACATGAGCGCCTCGGGCATCGCCGACGACGTGCCGCCGCACTGGCTGCTGTACTTCCGGACGGACGACGCCGCGGCGGCCGCCGAGCAGGCCGCCGAGCTGGGCGCACAGACCCTGACCCCGGCGTTCCGCCTGCCCGGCACGGGCTACTTCGCGACGCTGCGGGATCCGCAGGGGGCTGTGTTCGCGCTCTACGAAGCCGAACGCGAGGACGCCACCGCGGCCTGA
- a CDS encoding ketopantoate reductase family protein, protein MRILVVGAGATGGYFGGRLAQAGRDVTFLVREARARTLRERGLRIVGLGEQTVLEPKLVTADTVEGPYDLVLLTVKESGLLGAVADLAPAVGPDTLILPVLNGMRQIDVLVERFGEDAVLGGIAYVMTTLDADGDILRLAPMHRLAYGRRDGSLDDRIQAVHAELSDAGFDTALSERILSGMWSKWTFISALGAVCVLGNGTVGEVAAVPGGTALADAVLTEGASVAAAAGYPVSDKELDVYRGMLTEQGSDDTSSLFRDLSVGLPVEAEQIFGDLVARAEALGVAVPLLGAVAVRLRVHNARVGGA, encoded by the coding sequence ATGCGGATTCTCGTCGTCGGAGCCGGGGCCACCGGCGGGTACTTCGGCGGGCGGCTGGCCCAGGCCGGGCGCGACGTGACGTTCCTGGTCCGCGAGGCCCGGGCGCGGACGCTGCGCGAGCGCGGCCTGCGGATCGTCGGGCTCGGCGAGCAGACCGTGCTGGAGCCGAAGCTGGTCACCGCCGACACCGTCGAGGGCCCCTACGACCTGGTGCTGCTCACCGTGAAGGAGTCCGGCCTGCTCGGCGCCGTGGCCGACCTGGCGCCCGCCGTCGGCCCGGACACCCTGATCCTGCCGGTGCTCAACGGGATGCGACAGATCGACGTGCTGGTCGAGCGGTTCGGCGAGGACGCGGTGCTCGGCGGCATCGCCTACGTCATGACCACGCTCGACGCCGACGGCGACATCCTGCGCCTGGCCCCGATGCACCGCCTGGCCTACGGCCGCCGCGACGGAAGCCTCGACGACCGCATCCAGGCCGTCCACGCCGAGCTGTCCGACGCCGGCTTCGACACCGCGCTGTCCGAGCGGATCCTGTCGGGCATGTGGTCGAAGTGGACGTTCATCTCCGCCCTCGGCGCGGTCTGCGTCCTCGGCAACGGCACCGTCGGCGAGGTCGCGGCCGTCCCCGGCGGCACGGCACTGGCCGACGCGGTCCTGACCGAGGGCGCCTCGGTCGCGGCGGCGGCCGGATACCCGGTCTCGGACAAGGAACTGGACGTCTACCGCGGCATGCTCACCGAGCAGGGCAGCGACGACACCTCTTCGCTGTTCCGCGACCTGTCCGTCGGCCTCCCGGTCGAGGCCGAGCAGATCTTCGGCGACCTGGTGGCGCGCGCCGAGGCGCTGGGCGTCGCGGTGCCGCTGCTGGGGGCGGTGGCGGTGCGGCTTCGGGTGCACAACGCTCGGGTGGGCGGGGCGTAA
- a CDS encoding phosphopantetheine-binding protein: MSLVREISALWGEYLNDGAVEADDNFFELGGNSLIGIKIIERVAGEYGVDLSVRAFYLAQTPARVAELIEQARAGV; the protein is encoded by the coding sequence ATGTCACTCGTGCGCGAGATCTCGGCGCTGTGGGGGGAATACCTCAATGACGGCGCGGTCGAGGCCGACGACAACTTCTTCGAACTCGGCGGCAATTCGCTGATCGGCATAAAGATCATCGAGCGGGTGGCCGGGGAGTACGGCGTGGACCTCTCGGTCCGCGCCTTCTACCTGGCGCAGACCCCGGCCCGGGTCGCCGAGCTGATCGAGCAGGCGCGCGCCGGGGTGTGA